In Paenibacillus sp. BIC5C1, a genomic segment contains:
- the mnmE gene encoding tRNA uridine-5-carboxymethylaminomethyl(34) synthesis GTPase MnmE: MISDTITAISTAVGEAGIAVIRVSGPDAVSETEKIFRSKTPLTQAASHTVHYGHIVDPGTGEKIEEVLVTVMRAPRSFTTEDVVEISAHGGVVSVKRVMDLLLQLDIRLAEPGEFTKRAFLNGRIDLSQAEGVMDLIRSKSDRAFSVALKQVEGKLSSKLRELRYTLVETLAHIEVNIDYPEHDVESLTSEFIKEKSSQVMTEIDKLLVTAEQGKILREGITTAIVGRPNVGKSSLLNTLAQDNRAIVTDIPGTTRDVIEEFVTINNIPLKLLDTAGIRETMDVVEKIGVERSRSAVNEADLLLMVINAAEPLHEDEIELLEQIRGRQSIIIMNKMDLAPQVDREVLLRYIPEERLVPMSVKDDLGVDRLEDAISTLFFSGKLESADLTYVSNVRHIALLKKAKQSLIDAYEAAEQLIPIDMIQIDVRLAWEQLGEIVGDTAHDALIDQIFSQFCLGK; this comes from the coding sequence ATGATTAGTGATACGATTACAGCGATATCAACAGCGGTCGGAGAAGCGGGTATTGCTGTAATCCGGGTGAGCGGCCCGGATGCGGTGTCGGAGACGGAGAAGATTTTTCGCAGCAAAACCCCACTAACACAGGCAGCATCCCATACGGTTCATTACGGTCATATTGTAGATCCGGGGACTGGCGAGAAGATTGAGGAAGTATTGGTTACGGTGATGCGTGCACCACGTTCCTTCACAACAGAGGATGTCGTGGAGATTAGCGCCCATGGCGGAGTGGTGTCGGTTAAGAGAGTAATGGATCTGTTGTTGCAGCTCGATATTCGCCTCGCCGAACCTGGGGAGTTCACTAAGCGTGCTTTTCTCAATGGACGGATTGATCTGTCCCAGGCGGAAGGGGTCATGGATCTCATTCGTTCCAAATCCGATCGGGCGTTCTCCGTTGCACTCAAGCAGGTGGAGGGCAAATTATCGTCCAAGCTGCGCGAGCTGAGATACACGCTGGTGGAGACGCTTGCTCACATCGAAGTCAATATCGATTATCCTGAGCATGATGTAGAGTCCCTAACATCTGAATTTATTAAAGAAAAATCCAGTCAGGTCATGACTGAAATTGATAAATTGCTGGTGACAGCAGAGCAAGGCAAGATATTGCGTGAAGGCATCACAACTGCAATCGTAGGTCGGCCAAATGTAGGGAAGTCATCATTGCTCAATACGTTGGCCCAGGACAACCGCGCAATTGTAACGGACATTCCAGGTACAACGCGTGACGTCATTGAGGAATTTGTTACAATTAACAATATACCGCTCAAACTGCTCGATACGGCAGGTATTCGGGAAACGATGGATGTCGTGGAGAAGATTGGGGTGGAGCGCTCTCGTTCTGCTGTGAATGAGGCTGATCTGTTATTGATGGTTATCAATGCTGCGGAGCCATTGCATGAGGACGAGATTGAATTATTGGAACAAATCCGCGGTAGACAATCAATTATTATTATGAATAAAATGGACTTAGCGCCGCAGGTGGACCGCGAAGTGCTGCTCCGTTATATCCCTGAGGAACGGCTTGTTCCGATGTCGGTGAAAGATGATCTGGGCGTGGACCGATTGGAAGATGCCATCTCGACGTTGTTCTTCAGTGGCAAGCTGGAGTCGGCTGACCTGACGTATGTCAGCAATGTGCGTCATATTGCTTTGCTCAAAAAAGCGAAGCAGTCGCTTATTGATGCCTATGAAGCGGCAGAGCAGCTGATTCCCATTGATATGATCCAGATCGATGTTCGTCTGGCATGGGAGCAGCTGGGTGAGATCGTGGGCGATACAGCACATGATGCGTTGATTGATCAAATTTTCTCTCAATTCTGCCTCGGAAAATAA